aaaaagttttaaattttgaaaatttgttattttatattaatacttaataccctttttttttatataactgagatgtataaattttttttttatgtttgaaaatccgatattctaaataattaatcaaattatttatttataataattagaaattttcgttttgtatttttaaataaagtttatttatattttgtagaGGACACTTAACATAACCCATAAAGTTGATATgatgttaataataaatttattgagattttaaaaaggatagtattatataaataaataatatatatagttttatatataaataattatataataaaataattttaaattaaaaataaaaataatatcattttttattcaaaattatttaaatatatttgcttATTTTGTGTAATTAAAGTTTACacaaaggccaaacaactatttcccatccaaggtttgatgttttctcaagtttccactcattaattatggaaacaccaaacacccacccatagccgattagatttaacaaaaccttaacggtggtaagggtaaaatcatcattttcgttataatattaaaaataaactaaaatagaatctattttgcccccctaaactttaaaaactaaaattttcccccaacctaagttttaaaaaatcgtagtttcaccctagggtttggttttgaaatctccgacgacctctccgacTCCGTTGCCGActgcctctccctcccgaagcaacctctccttccggcgatctctttccttccatttggaggtccgatcggcttcggagacgaagaactttgtccgGGAAGACgaactttgtcttcccagacgaagacgaagtcgtcttcgtttgggaagacgaatcttccccgacgaagttcttcgtctcccaaggcatcttcgacgtcgatcggacctccaaatgggaggaaagagatcgccggaaggagaggttgctttgggagggagaggcaGTCAGCAACGGAgtcggagaggtcgtcggagatttcaaaaccaaaccctagggtaaaattacgattttttaaaacttaggctgagagaaaattttagtttttaaagtttaggggggcaaaaagagataaaatttttaggcgttagggttctgttaaatctaaccaatCATGAGtaggtgtttgatgtttctatagttaaaaggggacatttgagaaacaatcaaaccttgggtgggatatagtcgtttggccttacaCAAACATAATAAATACTTTGCTTGTGCGAACTTGCAATGAATCATCCCTGCCTGAACAACTTCGCCTCTCTtgcttcttctctctctctctgatcGAATCACtgcaaagagagaaagaagaagaagaagaagaagactcCCAGTAGAAAAATTCAAAACCTCTAAGactatttttccctttttctctttagCATGTAGCAAaccagaaacaagaaaaaaaattaaaaagcaaacaaaagaaatcaatGCACGCCTACAATCGACTGCCCAGCAGCGGCCACAACACCCCTTCACCGCCCGCGTCGCCGTTAAGGTCACCACGTTACCGTCACGGCCGTTCCAAGGGGGGTCGTTTCACCTCCGTTGGACTGCCGGTTCGGTGGAACTTGCCCCACCGGTTGACTTGGCTTCTTTTATCCGTTCTTCTTCGTCGACAGGGTATATTTTTATTCGCGCCCCTTATTTATATCTCCGGGATGCTGCTTTACATGGGAACGGTGTCGTTTGATGTCGTTCCGGCTATTAAACATCGGCCGGCGCCCGGTTCGGTTTACAGGAGTCCACAGCTTTATGCGAAGTTGAAGGCGGAGATGGATGCGGATAATTCTTCTGCTGATGCTGTGAGTTTTGGGTTTAGAGTTTGTTTATTCTgggatttgatttagtttagtgATTTGAAGTGAATTTTGATGGATCATTGAGGTTTAAGATGTTGTTTTGGATCTTAAGAGTTTAGTGTGTTTTGTATTAAGTGTGATTAGATTTGAAGAGAGTTGATTGTGCAATTTGCTTGGCGTTGAACTTAATGGTTTGTTCCTGTTTGTCTTTTATCGATAGAACTTCATGTGGCACACTTAAGTAATCTTGGCAATTGGATTTTGGTTTTGTATTAatcttaagtttttttcttggaaaaaaaatctttaaaatggTGCTTGTTGCTTTTAGTTGGAGAAGATGGATTGAATGTGTTAAATTTGTTGCATCTGCTACAGTGAAAAGTGTGACAATGATCCTATGGATCTAAATTGGAGGGAAGCTATGCCATATGGGTATCTGAGTTTACTTAGATAATTTATTAAGAAGAGTGACTTAGTGCTTTCATTTTAATGTGGATAGCTGGATAATGGCTAAAAAATGAAGGAATTAGGCACTTTGTGTGTGTTTGTTGGTAGTTTTGTGTTCTCTTTTCTGAAAAGCATGATTTAAGAATGAGAATGtcaatgagtttttttttgtttttttgttttttggtgtTTTAGTGCCttgtatataagaaaaatatgaagagaaAATTATTGGTCTTCTCTTGTTGGAATAGTTGCATAGTACAGGTGTTTTTTTGTTATGCAATTGATTGTTAGGTTATCTCCATTGCACATGCTTCTGGAAGTATCCATTTGGCATTTTGCGGCTTTACTGATTTGAGTGGTTTAATTATATCGTAGATATCAACCATATGGAAAACCTCTCATAAAGGTGGAGACTGGAAACCATGTATAAAAAAATCTTCAGGAGGTATGTCTCATCTCTAATCTGATTtcaagtaaagaaaaataagctGTTCCAATTCATATTGAGTTCGtgtcaaattaataaatttgtctTAATTATGATGGGGCTTTAAGTTGATCTGGTTGCTGATGTTGCTTTTGGTAACTTACTGTCTgctgcatttgttgttgtttgctTCTTTGATTGATATAAGTTTATTAGTTGAAAGCATGTATATTGCTGTGGTTGATAgggtaaatattttttattcctatGTTCATTTTTAAATGTTGCTCATGTTTTAAGATGCAGTTCATGTTTCTATCATTTTAGGTTTACCTGAATCAAATGGTTACATCTGTGTCGAGGCTAATGGTGGCTTAAATCAGCAGAGGATATCGGTtagttttattcctttttttaaataataaaacttactAAATTTTTGGCTGTGGTGACTTAAGTCATCTTGACATCTTTGTTCATTTGTGGATGTTTTGTAGATATGCAATGCAGTTGCTGTGGCAGGCTATCTTAATGCAACCCTTGTAATTCCCAGTTTTCATTATCATAGCATTTGGAGAGATCGTAGGTTTGTTGGcatatttttaactaatattcATTTTGTTGGGGTTGATCTTTGGGGTGAGGGGGGAAGGAAATATAACTTTTTGTGCTGAAATAGTTTTTAGGATATTTTGCTGCCCTGACGTGATTACCTCATTAGGTAACATTAACTGATAGCTGAtagttcaattttaaattaggctctttttttctttttcatttcatttttcaacaaaaggTCTTAGTACCATTTTAGCGTCCATTAGGGTTTGTTATGGTTATCTCCACCATCACACACACATAGGCATGCCCATGTAAAGAAATAGAAATTTACATTCAAACTTTGCTTTTCAGACTGACAAAAATTAGCATTAAAAATCTACACAAAGTGTCCTTGTTGGGCAATAAGTGATCCTTTGTCTTTTCGGCTTCTTATCATTTATTAAGTATGTCTTCTTTCATTGCTTGCTTGAAAGTTTACTGGTGGTCACTTCTTGACACAAAGTCAAAATTGCACAAACTTAAAtgtgaaattatattttgtagcTGCTCATTAAAgtaaaaagattatattaatgCTTCTTGATCATTAGGTAATCTTTATATGATGTTTAAATTGGTCAATTTTTTGAGAGACTTCTGGCTCTCTTTTGCTGTGAACTAGAATGTTAATTTAGAACTTCTTGCGTATGAACTGTAAAGTGTGTAAAACTTTTCTTTATTGTAAATGAGCTGTAAAAGTTGAATAAAGAATTTATAGTCATGAAGAGTGCAGACAAcaagttaattatattttattttgataacttTGCATATGTTCAGGAGTGTGTACCaagtatatcatttttcaaGTGGATGAAATTAATGTGATGCTGTAATTTCTTTTTCCAGCAAATTCAGAGATATTTATGATGAAGAATATTTTGTCAGTACCTTGCAAAATGATGTGCGGGTGGTTAATAAGATTCCTGAGTACCTAATGGAACGTTTTGACCACAACATGACCAATGTCTTCAACTTCAGAATAAAAGCATGGTCACCCATTCAGTACTATAAGGATGAAGTTCTCCCGAAGCTACTTGAAGAAAAGTGAGTGAGAACAATAAGTTTTCTGGTTCTTTTTCACTATTTTAATGTGCTTACACAAACAGATTTGTAGTTATGGTAAATCTTAATTCTGAGAGATGGAAATGTCTAATCCTTTAAGTACTGTTCATTAACAAATGTTTTCTAACCTGTTATTTATCTTTTGGTGATAActctttcttgtttctttattatGCAGAATAGGCTTTTTGGGCTTAGTGTTAGTCATGTAGCCAAGTGCTAGTTCAATGAAGTTTTAGTTATGATAATTGTAAGCTGAATTCAATAGGATTATTGGTGgttaaataatggtttttttttttgtttgttattattaacaataattatGGAAATACTTCTGTGATTAATGTGGCACTCAATTCAGCAAAGTCTTGACCCTACTTATTTGGAGTAGCAGGGAAGGttacttaacatttttctttgaCACTCTACTCCTTGGGATCACTATTTTTATGGACTGTTTTCTAGATTTAATCCATAACCTCTTCTCCGCTTGATACCATGCTTCCCACCTTTCTGTCACGACTGCTTTGGCGTtctattttttgtaatttcgaTAAGCTTTGTGATTAGTActtgatttattatataattttttctgtcCATGATTTTTTGGGTTAGCATATCCATAATATTTTGTTAAGGTTCACATTTTGATGCATGCTGGTGTCATTGTCATGGCTTGACAGTGGCATTTATCTACTGTTGCCATGATGTTtaccattttttaaatcttttttttattcttgagCACAGACAATGATATTTTTTTGTAGATTTAAAGTACTTCTGTATCTGATGATGGAACAGAGTTATAAGGATTTCTCCTTTTGCAAATCGTTTATCATTTGACGCACCTCCAGCCGTCCAAAGACTTCGATGCTTGGCAAATTATGAAGCTCTAAGGTTTTCAAGTTCTATATCAAATTTAGGTGATACATTGGTTACTAGAATGAAAGAGCGTAGTGTGAACCATGGTGGCAAATACATTTCTGTGCATCTTCGATTTGAGGAGGTTAGTCTTTGTCATGGAACGAGCTTTGTAGCCCACTACATTTTATTGTGAGCATCAACTATGGgattattatcaaaatcttaGTTGCAAGTATATATGATGTTGTCACATGAGCAGGACATGGTTGCTTTCTCTTGCTGTGTATTTGATGGCggggagaaagaaaaagaagacatGAAAGAAGCAAGGGAAAGAGGTTGGAAAGGGAAATTTACAAAACCTGGTCGGGTTATACGCCCTGGAGCTATTAGGATTAATGGGAAATGTCCACTTACTCCTTTAGAGGTACAAGTTAGTGGATTCGTTGTAttgttttgttatataatattaatggtTAACCTTTCATTGCAGCTACACATTTTGCTGCTGCCTGTGCATATGTTCAAGCTTTGCATGTTATGTCAGCAAGAacattgtatatataatttttgtttcagGTTTCTTCCTAAGACATTGTTTTAGTTCGCATAACACTTTTTGTACTGCAATAGTTTTTCAGAGTAAGATGCAAATATAATTGGCCATCAAGTGCCTACTTGATCATTGATATGATTGTCTTTTTTCATGTTTGTATTTTGCATGCGAAAGCAATTATAGAAGCCATATCTGTCTTATCTGCTCTATAGTTTGGAAATGTTGCTACAGATGTGGAGGCGCATGAAATTTGATTGCTATGCTCATTGTTGTGCACAGAAGCAACTTAATTCTCTTTCAGTTAATAAAATCTTCATTAACTGAGATTTCTATAGAAAATAAGCCAGAAGTAAATTTCTGAAATGTAGGATAATTGATAAGTTTGttccattattttttaaggtGGTGCATGGATTGTTGTTCTGGGTTAAAAGGtttcttattttcattaaaaactcTTGTTATGTGTCTCAATCTTGGATCCACTAGTCATTCTTATTTTGTATCTCATCAGGTTGGCTTGATGCTTAGGGGAATGGGATTCAATAAAAACACTCATATTTATTTGGCTTCTGGAAAGATTTACAATGCGGAGAGGACGATGGCCCCATTATTGGAAATGTTTCCAAATTTGCTAACTAAAGAGATGCTGGCATCAGATGAGGAGCTTGCCCCTTTTAGGGTATGAAtggtttgttgttttgtttccttttctaaAGCCCTGGAGATGTGATTAATGTCATTAATTCGGCTTGTGTTGTCGCTTTCAGAACTATTCTTCCAGGATGGCTGCTATAGACTACACTGTTTGTCTCCATAGTGAGGTCTTTGTGACCACTCAGGGTGGAAACTTCCCTCATTTTCTTATGGGTCACCGGAGATTCTTGTTTGGTGGACACTCCAAGACAATCAGGCCAGACAAGCGAAAGTTAGCTATACTTTTCGATAATCCAAATATTGGGTATACATTTGATCTTTCTCATGAACTTTCTTTAGTTCAAATGACTGGGGCCTTTAGCAATTTAATTGTTGAAACATTAGGAATGGGCAAATTCAACCGAAATTCAGGCCAGGCAACACACTGGAAGACCGATTTTATTTATCAgtagtatattatttattggtTGCTGAAAGTTTCTATAGGGAAATAAAATTGATACTAGCCACAGGCAACAATgctgtgaaattttttttctgactTGCTTGTTCAGATTTTTTCTCATTCATGATGAATAAGCTAATcacaatacttttttttttctctttagatGGAAAAATTTCAAAAGGCAAATGCTGAGTATGCGGTCTCACAGTGATTCCAAGGGGTATGGGCTGAAAAGACCGAATGACTCAACATATACCTTTCCGTGCCCAGACTGCATGTGCCGTGCAAACAAATCAGATGATTCAAAATCATGATCTGCCAAATTATTTGCTAAGAGAGAATTCTGACGGTGATTTCCATACATGTAATTTTGGGAGCATATCCCTGCTGCTGACCCCCCTATTTGTGTtgtattctttcattttttcccGCTTACCATTTGGGCAAGAGGGCATGTACCCTTCAGTTTTCGGAGCATTGATGATTCATTGGAGGTTTAGATTGATCTGATTATTTCCCGGGACCATGTTGAAGATGAGTTGCGTCTTTTTTTGTGTATTATGCCAGAGAAGAACATGAAACTGACAAGCTTACTTTCTGCTGCCAGAAATTTCCTGGGGCATCGATTGACTGAgcaattttttcatatttgctATTGCAGCTGCTCTATCTAACAGGTTGTGAAATGACACCAGATTCTTTCAGAACTCAGTGGTTTTGCCATGTTTGTAAATTTCTTGAAACTTGATTTGTCTGTGTAGAGAGAACTTTAGAAACAGAAGATATAGATTTGGtgtacattttttaattataaatcagggtattgattttgattcttttGTGTATCATTTGCCTTCAATTGTTTGATCCCTTTTCTTACTACCTTGGCTTTTGCTCATCGATACCATCAATGTTTTAATTACCGGAGTCGGCCTTGATTTGGGCATAGACGTGATTTGGGTTTTTTGGGTTGGACTGGTAGTCAAGCCTTGAAAACATTGTTATTTaaataagagtaatgttatatatataattttatatataaatgataatgtgttattatatggttaaattgttgaaaattaaaggtaaaataatatttaataatatggtGATGcataattatttgtgtatatagtttttttgtttaaatagaTCTACATTTGTACCTTTTCACATATAGGTTCAATGGTGTTATCTTTGCATCTATTATAGGACTCTGGTTCGAATTCTAACtttgcaaaaagaaaaatttggttcaattggATTGGTCAACGAGTTTCGATCTGATCGATCGGATATACAACACAATCAATATTTTTActcatatttatattcattgttAAAACATGAAATATCATTGTTCTTATGACTTCTCTAGAGGATTTTTTGCAtgaggtaaaaataaaaatggcttTAAATAGAGtgagtataatttatttataagcaCATAGAACAAAAATCATGGGGTATCATGAATATAAAAGGAGTAATTCAACATGTATAAACTAGGAGTATTAATCGGTATAAACAAACTGaagtatcatcatataattgaataatttaattgtttaatctATCATATATAGACTTAGGTCCCCTCTCCGAAGCCCTAATATTAGTGGGTATCAAAAGCTctcttgatttgatttggtttgaatcaaattcgtTTAGATTAAATTAGAGCAAAGATCGAGTTGAGAGGGTCTACTCAGCTTGTTTTGATACTAAGCCAAATTTGAGCTAGAGggagtttggtttagtttgactTGTGCCTGAATAGGTAGTTTGATTTGGTTCGAGCTTGACTCATGACTTGATTTGagtcatgtcaaacaaatatcaaaatgATGTTGATTTACCTATTATtggttaaaacaatattattttgtcaatgcGTTATAAACTCGAGTTACGAATCCAAACCATGAATTTGAGAGATCCAATTGAACTTGAGTTATCTTTAACTTTGGTTTAACAAACTCGAattgaaccattttttatttgaaccaaacttgagTCAACTGGTATTCAGATTTGACTCGGTTCGTATCTGTTGAGATGtgttgagatattgttgagatattgttgagatatttgtatagatagtgaatcatagagaatcatatagattgtataaaatagaaatactataatatccttcctaaacttagataagagtagttaatagtcttcctaaattagctatcctaatctcctatataattgtaattctattgaatatgaaatatacagaaaattatgttttcatggtatcagagcctagaataagaatttgaattttgttctgGCATCCTTTATTCAGTTTTCGACAAATAAAAACCCTCTTTTCGACTGTTTCTTTGATCACCgtgatttcatcatttttcgGTGATTGTGCTCACACTGGAGGGATCAGAATAGTCTCGTCGTCAAACCCGTCGAAGTCCCGTTGCCGTTCGCCTCTGCAAGCGCCCACACGTGCCCACACGCACGACTTATCCTTTTGGTATTCTCTGTCATCGATTACCTGTTCCGATGACTGTGGAACGACACTGCCCTCTCTATTGGACTCAGACGACACCGTCGATTCCATCCGTGGAAACTCCACCGTCATCTGACGCCAGAATATCTCGCATGTGCTAGTTGTTGTTCTTGCTCCAGTTGTGATCTCCGATCTACTTCTTCGGAGAGCGTGCTATCTCATCGTCGACATTGTCAATTACGGAAAGCTCTAGTGATCCTCCTTCGGCCATCCATGTGTCATTCTGTCACTGTCCGTCGCTGTTATCACCGAAAATCAGTTTTTGCCgacctttcttttctctttagaTTGTGATTCTTTTACCGGCCTCATCTTTG
This sequence is a window from Mangifera indica cultivar Alphonso chromosome 5, CATAS_Mindica_2.1, whole genome shotgun sequence. Protein-coding genes within it:
- the LOC123217263 gene encoding protein ESMERALDA 1-like — encoded protein: MHAYNRLPSSGHNTPSPPASPLRSPRYRHGRSKGGRFTSVGLPVRWNLPHRLTWLLLSVLLRRQGIFLFAPLIYISGMLLYMGTVSFDVVPAIKHRPAPGSVYRSPQLYAKLKAEMDADNSSADAISTIWKTSHKGGDWKPCIKKSSGGLPESNGYICVEANGGLNQQRISICNAVAVAGYLNATLVIPSFHYHSIWRDRSKFRDIYDEEYFVSTLQNDVRVVNKIPEYLMERFDHNMTNVFNFRIKAWSPIQYYKDEVLPKLLEEKVIRISPFANRLSFDAPPAVQRLRCLANYEALRFSSSISNLGDTLVTRMKERSVNHGGKYISVHLRFEEDMVAFSCCVFDGGEKEKEDMKEARERGWKGKFTKPGRVIRPGAIRINGKCPLTPLEVGLMLRGMGFNKNTHIYLASGKIYNAERTMAPLLEMFPNLLTKEMLASDEELAPFRNYSSRMAAIDYTVCLHSEVFVTTQGGNFPHFLMGHRRFLFGGHSKTIRPDKRKLAILFDNPNIGWKNFKRQMLSMRSHSDSKGYGLKRPNDSTYTFPCPDCMCRANKSDDSKS